A region of the Antedon mediterranea chromosome 4, ecAntMedi1.1, whole genome shotgun sequence genome:
tttttttcattttttataaatttcagCACAATGATGGCTACTTTGGTGCCTCATAAACCGGTAGAGCACACtaccaacaacaacaacaacaacatagTTTCTCCACCAAAATCACCTATTGATAACTTGCCTAAAGCATTTGTTTCGTCGTTAAAAGTACTGTTTGATATTCTTGACGAAGACAGAGATGGCATGATAGATCTTAAAGACATTGAAACCAGATGGAAAGGTGAAGATGTTATTGGAGTCCCCCGTGGCGTTTTAGAAGGGTTAAAAAAGGTTACCCCAAAAACCGGAAAGCTAAGTTTTGATCGTTTTTGCACAGGTTTAAAAATAGCGCTTATTAACAGTAGGTTTGAGAAGACGGCGAATGGTAAATCGTCGCATGAGGATAAACAACATCCGAACACAGCTACTGTACGTCCTAACAACGCCATCTTGCCCATGCAGCGTGAACGTTCAAAAAGCGCTTCCCATTTGTTGAGAGGAAAGCCTCCCGGTCTTTTGGAGACGGATCTTGATAAAACCGATCCAGGGCCGGATATAAAGAGACGTCAAAGAGACCATCCAATGCGCAGAAGTTTTGGACATTCTAATGGAGGCCCACGAAAGCCAATCGACTTTGATGGGTGGATGAAGAAACAAGAGTATGGGCAGGTCCCTTCTTCACGAGTTTCGAGGAGTGTTTCGTCAATCATGAACCGTCCTCCAAGTCGTAACTCTCTTGATGGCCAGTCAGGCATGAATCaaggtatgtacagtattatatatttatcaaatacagtattaaatgaATACCAAGTTCTAATGAATGCAgatgtatttaaatatttgaattttatttagTTGTAATTCTTTAACTTTGATGTATAAATTATTTGTCAATAATATTCTTGCATGACAGATAAAAACCAAATGCTTAAATTTTCtctctttaaatttcttttccAATGATAAAGTGCCTACTTTACATTTTCTGGAGACTAATTAATCACAACCTATTCATTAATTATACTTCGAAGTTAGTAGAGTGgattttaaaaacttgtttaGTATATTACAGTAAAGTAATTTATTGTGTTCAACTCTAACTTTTAACTTATAGGATAATGGGTTGATGctgaattacagtatatactgtagtcaAATTAATTTGGAAAATATAGTATACCACaaacatttacatatacacatattttaaattaaatatagtaTTGTAGAGTTATTTTGAGAATTAATTATAAgaaatacattaattataagAAATACTATATAAAACTGAAACAAAACGATTGTTGCATCAACACCAATTTTTGCTGTTCTAGTTCTATAAGGAAAGCAACATACTTAATAATAGTATTCTTCTTAATGCTTGTACTGTATTCCGgtttttttaaaagtaatatttgTAAATTCTACATGATTATATTGGGTTATCATTTACACTATCTAATGATTTTGTTGAGCTGGTATTTTGGAGATTGATCATTTTCACACACTCATGCATATCATGCTTTGAACAAAGGTGCCAAGGAGCATTGATTAATAACTGTGGAATGTCAATCAATGAGACAGCTATTTATTGAAACAAAACACCTAATTGATGGCATTAACAACTGTTCATCTTTTATGTGTATCACTGTTTATTGTGTGTTATTCTCTCCTTTGTATAGCACTGTATGTCaatatagtaattattattatactattatcttTGTATAGTTTATATGTAGTATTATAGTACtctattatactattatcttTGTATAGTTTATATGTAGTATTATAGTACtctattatactattatcttTGTATAGTTTATATGTAGTATTATAGTACtctattatactattatcttTGTATAGTGTATATGTAgtattatagtactgtattatactATTGTATACTGAACAATGAAGGGAATAGATAAATACTGATACAAGAGTGTTTGCTGATGACAAGACAGATATCACAGTTAAAAGAACCCATGTTTGCTTTTCATCATTAAAGTTATATGGAATTCTGGTATATAACACATCCACCTTTCTCTGccatacaaaaattaattaaaattgccTAAATGTTACCATGTCATGTGTACTAAAAATCACTATATTTACAACAAGATTAAAAcataattcataaaataacaagAGGCTGTGTAATGTACTCTATTTACTACTGTAACAAGAGGCTGTGTAATGTACTCTATTTACTACTGTAACAAGAGGCTGTGTAATGTACTCTATTTACTACTGTAACAAGAGGCTGTTAGTACAGGCTATATGTGACATTTATCCTATGTAaccttgaaaaaattctaataaaaggtcttttggtattttcttgtagctttaggtgtgaataaataccaaaaaatttttgcagccttctagttgctgcgttagtgagatattgagggtcaaaggtcagtgaccttttttggcatttgatggctcataactcctcaactcctgggtttaaaaagacaaatgttGTGCCTACATCTATGTTTTAgtggtcaaacaacaaaataatgtttttgcaaatttcgtgttacttgtgccattggtcagatagtcaggtcaaaggtcattgaccttcaTTCATTCAACTACTGCTAGTGTAGGACCTGagtaagatttgtatgcattcaatttaggagagaatatctcaactgttataggataatttgaccccaaGGAACAATATGGGATATGTGTCAAATTCGTTATCTGGGgcgaacatgcccaaaatcggggtcaaaggttagaaatgtgtggttcttatatctcgacaaccacttgtcatacagatttgcttttggtgtcaaattgttcagaatatacatatttatattcagtctaacacaacttttaccccaaaaaatgaccggaaatgcttttactgacctttgaccaaaaaatgaccaaaaaacacattttcgggttaaattattccataaaatgtcaatggacacACTGTAGGGTATAAAATGAaagcatatacaatatgctacccattgctacccaactggtattaaacatttttaattaggaaTATAACTTACATAACATAATTGACTTcagtatttagaattattattaatttatctttatcaaCTGGTACGACCTTTCCTGATGATTTGAAGTTGGGTCTAGTTACACTTATTTTAAAGACACCTTCACATACTTGCATGGCAAATTTTCAATCTATTTCTAATGTCGCTTTCTTATCTAAGATCCTTGAGAAATGCGTTGCTTTAGATCTCATACATTTTCTTGACGACAATAATCTGTTCGACCCTCTTCAATCAGCATATAGAAAGCGCCACAGTACAGAGTCAGCCATTCTCAAGGtgcataatgatattattttagcTCTGGATAAAGGTAATTGTCTTTTTTCTGTGTACCTCGACCTGTCGGCAGCTTCTGATACcatggactattccattattattgCAAGACTCTCGTCTATTGGTATCCGTGGATCTGCTCTAAATTAGTTCAAGTAATATTTGTCTTCTAGGAAGCAGCAGGCCCAGATTGGTAATGTCAAATCCACCTCTATCGACCTGAAATGCGGTGTTCCTCAAGGATCAATACTGGGTCCAgtattgtttttagtttacACCTCGCCCATGAGTGATATCATTAAGCGACATTGTGTCCAATATCATGTGTACGCAGATGATACATCAGCTTTAATTCAGCAGAGTTTAATGAGGCGAAGTCGGTTAtcgaagcttgtgttgttgatGTTCAGGATTGGCTAACTAAAAACATGCTCTTTTTAACCCTGGTAAAACAGAAatcttatttattcattcaaaacACTTCAAGAAATTGGCCATTGCTAGAAACATCAATCACATCATCGTTGGAGGTTAGATATATCGGAGTTGTATTTGACTCAGCAATGATTATGTCCAGACATATCAACAACATTAGTAAATCTGATACCTACCACCTTCGTAACATAAGATCAATTCGCAAATCCTTAACCCACTCCTCGCTTATTAAACTTGTCCATGCACTAATAACATCACGGTTAGACTACTGCAATGCCATTTTGTTTGGTCTACCAAATAAAGAACTTAATAAACTACAActaattcttttcttttttataccaaatatttcattacaacgCTAGAATTATTTCACCCAAAATAaacttacattaatttatactcatttttgtctaaatttaataaaagatatatgcatattttccaaaaataacatcacataattaaatacaagttAGGTAGCATATTGTATGTGCTTTCCTTTGATACCAAATATGTCTTTTCAaacatttgaattatttaatatcataaataaaccaaaataaattatctgGTAATGTATAcccatttttgtcaaaaagcaataaaatatgcacatttttcaCCAAAGTAGcatcataattacagatttGTATTAAAAGTTGGATAGCAATGGATAGAATATTGTATGGGCTTTTatttgataccaaatagttCTTCCAAAcacttatttaaaattatttaacattatataaataagcacAACAATTACGCtactaaatattcattttttgtataaaagtaaTCAAATTAGGCACATTTTCCATAAGATTAGATtcctaattaaaaaatgttcaatacaagttgggtagcaatgggtagcatattgtatatgctttcatttgataccatacagtgtgtccattgacattttaaataataatttaacccgaaaatgtgttttttggtcaaaggtcagtaaaagcatttccggtcatttttttgggtaaaagttgtgttagaccgaatataaatatgtatattttgaacaatttgacaccaaaagcaaatctgtatgacaagtggttgtcgagatataagaacgACACATTTCTAACCcttgaccccgattttgggcatTTTCGCCCCAGATAACGAATTTGACACATATCCCATATTGTTCCttggggtcaaattatcctataacagttgagatattctctcctaaattgaatgcatacaaat
Encoded here:
- the LOC140047428 gene encoding suppressor APC domain-containing protein 2-like, giving the protein MMATLVPHKPVEHTTNNNNNNIVSPPKSPIDNLPKAFVSSLKVLFDILDEDRDGMIDLKDIETRWKGEDVIGVPRGVLEGLKKVTPKTGKLSFDRFCTGLKIALINSRFEKTANGKSSHEDKQHPNTATVRPNNAILPMQRERSKSASHLLRGKPPGLLETDLDKTDPGPDIKRRQRDHPMRRSFGHSNGGPRKPIDFDGWMKKQEYGQVPSSRVSRSVSSIMNRPPSRNSLDGQSGMNQAKDVLHGSNGQGMITRSKVSKREDPRRHTLSSGIDYNMLKRMKAIEQERDILIQGLEVIERTKEWYQKELNLISRQMKNRMILEGSDTINPARQEKAAYKRARIQDINLQLTTLVQSSEMGFPDHMNLAVELKSPSDRGTMNQLRQQNRQLTNEVSQKSEMITKLNQEKSALIRELFEARGRSQQKLPTNTTFL